One region of Moraxella sp. ZY210820 genomic DNA includes:
- the hscA gene encoding Fe-S protein assembly chaperone HscA, producing the protein MALLQIAEPNQSTAPHQHRIAIGIDLGTTHSLVASVLSGKVKVLPDEQGRILLPSIVHYQAEQTLVGDDAKALMIQDPQNTIVSVKRFMGRSQADIKFQHPYVLTGEANEMPAFSTAQGRKTPVEISADILKQLKQRAEESLKQPINGAVVTVPAYFDEAQRQATRDACQLAGLHVLRLLNEPTAAAVAYGLDKNIDENQHYVIYDLGGGTFDVSILRFSQGVFEVLATGGHTALGGDDIDRSIVKWAKKQLNLDELDDELYAQFIIKAKQVKEQLSDREQVEFNIGKYHLTLDRTTFEQIIHSLVDKTMQVCKRVMRDAKLNIDDIQQVVLVGGSTRSYAIRQAVENYFQKTALCSINPDEVVAIGASITADQLIGNRPDGSLLLDVTPLSLGLETMGGLVERLISRNTAIPVARRQEFTTYKDGQTAMLIHVLQGERDLVEHCRSLGRFVLRGIPPMTAGQARIEVTFQVDADGLLTVSAKETTSGVNAQIDIKPSYGLSAEDTERLLIDGFQNAEQDKHLRALHETKIEAQRELEALTQALKVDEHLLSTEQLQQLKTAQQQLEQQLQSNDLPAIEQAIEQLKAISDVFAGLRMNQHINNALKGTKLNDWS; encoded by the coding sequence ATGGCACTTTTACAAATCGCAGAACCTAATCAATCGACCGCTCCCCATCAACATCGTATCGCAATTGGGATTGATTTAGGCACGACACACTCTCTTGTGGCAAGTGTGTTATCGGGTAAAGTCAAAGTGCTACCAGATGAGCAAGGACGAATTTTATTACCATCAATTGTACATTATCAAGCTGAACAAACATTGGTCGGTGATGATGCCAAAGCATTAATGATTCAAGACCCGCAAAATACCATCGTATCTGTAAAACGCTTTATGGGACGTTCACAAGCAGATATCAAATTTCAACACCCTTATGTGCTAACAGGTGAAGCCAATGAAATGCCAGCTTTTAGCACAGCACAAGGTCGCAAAACGCCTGTTGAGATTTCTGCTGACATTTTAAAACAGCTTAAACAACGTGCCGAAGAGAGTTTAAAACAACCCATCAATGGTGCAGTCGTTACTGTACCTGCCTATTTTGATGAAGCACAACGCCAAGCAACTCGAGATGCTTGCCAACTCGCAGGTCTTCATGTGTTACGTTTGCTCAATGAACCAACTGCTGCTGCCGTTGCCTATGGCTTAGATAAAAATATTGATGAAAATCAACATTATGTCATTTATGATTTAGGTGGTGGTACTTTTGATGTGTCGATTTTACGCTTTAGTCAAGGTGTATTTGAAGTCTTAGCCACAGGCGGACATACCGCTTTGGGTGGTGATGATATTGACCGTTCAATTGTAAAATGGGCAAAAAAACAACTAAACCTTGATGAACTTGATGATGAGTTATATGCTCAATTTATCATCAAAGCTAAACAGGTAAAAGAACAATTATCTGACCGTGAACAGGTTGAATTTAATATTGGTAAATATCATCTGACTTTAGACCGTACAACATTTGAACAAATTATCCATAGTCTTGTGGATAAAACTATGCAAGTCTGTAAGCGTGTCATGCGTGATGCTAAATTAAATATTGATGATATTCAACAGGTCGTTTTGGTTGGTGGTTCTACCCGTTCGTATGCTATTCGCCAAGCCGTTGAAAATTATTTCCAAAAGACTGCATTATGTAGTATCAACCCTGATGAAGTGGTGGCGATTGGTGCATCAATCACGGCTGACCAATTGATTGGTAATCGTCCTGATGGTTCATTATTGCTAGATGTTACGCCACTCTCACTGGGTTTGGAAACCATGGGTGGATTAGTTGAACGTCTTATTTCTCGTAATACGGCGATTCCTGTGGCTCGCCGTCAAGAGTTCACTACGTATAAAGATGGACAAACTGCCATGCTGATTCATGTCCTGCAAGGTGAACGAGATTTAGTCGAACATTGTCGTTCATTAGGTCGTTTTGTGTTGCGTGGTATTCCGCCAATGACTGCAGGACAAGCCCGTATTGAAGTTACATTCCAAGTTGATGCTGATGGTTTATTAACCGTTTCCGCCAAAGAAACAACATCAGGCGTAAATGCTCAAATTGATATTAAGCCATCGTATGGTTTATCGGCTGAAGATACTGAACGTTTATTGATTGATGGTTTCCAAAATGCTGAACAAGATAAACATTTGCGTGCCTTACACGAAACCAAAATCGAAGCTCAACGTGAGCTTGAAGCCTTAACGCAAGCCCTAAAAGTTGATGAGCATTTATTAAGCACAGAACAACTGCAACAATTAAAAACTGCTCAACAACAACTTGAACAGCAATTACAAAGTAACGATTTGCCTGCAATTGAACAAGCGATTGAACAACTAAAAGCG